In Methanobacterium formicicum, the following are encoded in one genomic region:
- a CDS encoding head GIN domain-containing protein, whose protein sequence is MGKMSYTLVLGILLCIVVAASGCTQQTGTGNQTPDVKGITTVALNGPGTLIIQQGDNESFRVEADSNLMSKISTTVSGNTLTVNNLNSVGNGAVKFYITLKNLKTLVTNGGGNSEITGLNTDKLTITLDNGKMTLSGTTQNMVATINGGGNIDANNLQSQTATVTINGQGKANVNVINTLTAIVNGGGSITYTGSPQVTQQVNGQGSITKSG, encoded by the coding sequence ATGGGAAAAATGTCTTATACTCTTGTACTTGGTATACTGTTGTGTATTGTTGTGGCTGCCTCAGGATGTACCCAGCAAACTGGAACGGGGAACCAAACCCCAGATGTTAAGGGGATTACCACTGTTGCTTTAAATGGTCCTGGTACCTTAATCATCCAGCAGGGAGACAATGAATCCTTCCGAGTGGAAGCAGACAGTAACCTTATGTCTAAAATTTCCACCACTGTATCGGGAAACACCCTGACAGTCAACAACCTGAACAGTGTGGGTAACGGGGCTGTAAAATTCTATATCACCCTTAAAAATTTGAAAACTCTTGTCACCAATGGTGGAGGTAACTCGGAAATCACTGGCCTGAACACCGATAAACTCACCATTACCCTGGATAACGGTAAAATGACCCTTTCGGGTACAACCCAGAATATGGTGGCCACCATCAACGGAGGGGGTAACATAGACGCCAATAACTTACAGAGCCAAACTGCCACCGTGACCATTAACGGGCAAGGAAAAGCCAATGTTAACGTGATAAACACTCTCACCGCAATAGTTAATGGTGGAGGTTCCATAACCTACACTGGCAGCCCTCAGGTAACCCAGCAGGTCAATGGTCAGGGTTCAATTACCAAAAGCGGTTAA
- a CDS encoding DNA glycosylase, whose translation MKTQFHFNPKGPFNLSLTINSGQTSQPPWKEDNHQFQELVIVDGAPCLVKIGHEDSDPENRVNIMAESPETVSEKAIKTKVQDIFGLEHDLDQLYTFLGEDPKLKPTIAFCRGLRIFKAHNPFECIISSIASANCSILRWTRSVNDIKRRWGDGYRFSSGDFYTFPSPTALARAPEHDLEEMQRCEDNLPPDFVFDKNLQACGVGYRAKYIINASRMVQSELNLEELARMKYKKAFDTILQLPGVGPKVADCILLYGLGMGEAFPVDVWIKRIIEHLYFPGEELKPQEVREFGMKRYGHWAGYVQLYLFHYARKSGLLKSLKKK comes from the coding sequence ATGAAAACCCAGTTTCACTTCAACCCTAAAGGACCCTTCAACTTGTCCCTCACCATCAACAGCGGCCAGACCAGCCAGCCCCCGTGGAAAGAGGATAATCATCAGTTCCAGGAACTGGTGATAGTGGATGGTGCTCCCTGTCTGGTGAAAATTGGTCATGAAGATTCAGATCCAGAAAATAGGGTTAATATCATGGCAGAATCTCCAGAAACGGTTTCAGAAAAAGCCATTAAAACTAAGGTCCAGGATATTTTTGGTCTGGAACATGATCTGGACCAGTTATACACATTTTTGGGTGAAGATCCTAAACTGAAGCCCACCATTGCCTTCTGCCGGGGCCTCAGAATTTTTAAAGCCCATAACCCATTTGAATGTATTATATCTTCAATAGCTTCGGCTAACTGTTCCATATTACGCTGGACACGCTCAGTGAATGATATTAAAAGGAGGTGGGGTGATGGATACCGGTTCAGCTCCGGTGATTTTTACACCTTCCCCTCCCCAACCGCTCTGGCCCGTGCTCCGGAACACGATCTAGAAGAGATGCAACGCTGTGAAGATAATCTACCCCCGGATTTTGTTTTTGACAAAAACCTTCAGGCCTGTGGGGTTGGATACCGGGCTAAATATATTATTAATGCCTCTCGCATGGTGCAATCCGAACTAAACCTGGAAGAACTGGCCAGAATGAAGTACAAAAAGGCATTTGACACTATCCTCCAGTTACCAGGTGTGGGGCCCAAAGTGGCCGACTGTATCCTGCTCTACGGTTTGGGGATGGGGGAGGCTTTCCCGGTGGATGTGTGGATTAAAAGAATTATTGAACACCTATACTTCCCTGGTGAGGAACTTAAACCACAGGAAGTCCGTGAATTTGGTATGAAACGCTACGGTCACTGGGCAGGATACGTTCAACTCTATTTATTCCATTATGCCCGGAAATCTGGGCTTTTAAAATCCTTAAAGAAAAAATAA
- a CDS encoding acetylornithine transaminase codes for MNTEEIIALDKEYVMQTYGRQPLALKEGKGAVVWDVEGRPYIDCVAGIAVNNVGHAHPNVAEAISKQAHKLIHTSNIYYTEEQVRLAELLVKVSPHQKAFFCNSGAEANEGAIKLARKYTGKGEIIAMENSFHGRTITTITATGQHKYKKNFGPLTPGFKHVPYGDVEAVREAITHKTAAVLVEPIQGEGGIIIPPEGYLEELKKVCHENDVLLIFDEVQTGFGRTGEMFASQTFKVAPDITTLAKAIAGGFPMGAVLASEEVGNAFEPGDHAATFGGGPLACAAALASIQTIQDEGLLAQSRSRGECFKTQLKDLFQEYGMVEDVRGRGMMLGMEMGMPCASMVDEMRQQGVLVNCTAGNVLRFVPPLVITTEQINEVTDSLDEVLRRNSD; via the coding sequence ATGAATACAGAGGAGATAATAGCTTTAGACAAAGAATATGTAATGCAAACTTATGGTCGGCAGCCTCTGGCCCTTAAAGAGGGTAAGGGAGCTGTGGTGTGGGATGTGGAAGGTCGTCCCTACATTGACTGTGTGGCGGGAATTGCCGTGAACAACGTAGGACACGCCCACCCCAACGTAGCCGAGGCCATAAGCAAGCAAGCCCATAAATTAATCCATACATCCAATATTTACTACACTGAGGAACAGGTCCGCCTGGCTGAACTCCTGGTTAAAGTTTCGCCCCACCAGAAGGCCTTCTTCTGCAACAGTGGAGCAGAGGCCAATGAAGGAGCCATTAAACTGGCCCGCAAGTACACGGGCAAAGGTGAGATCATTGCCATGGAGAACAGTTTCCATGGACGGACTATCACCACCATAACCGCCACTGGCCAGCACAAGTACAAGAAGAACTTCGGACCACTCACTCCTGGTTTTAAACATGTACCTTACGGTGATGTGGAAGCAGTGCGCGAAGCTATCACTCATAAAACCGCAGCAGTACTGGTAGAACCAATCCAGGGAGAAGGTGGAATTATAATTCCCCCCGAAGGATACCTGGAGGAACTGAAGAAAGTGTGTCATGAAAACGATGTGCTGCTTATATTCGATGAAGTGCAGACCGGATTTGGACGTACCGGGGAAATGTTTGCCTCACAGACCTTTAAAGTGGCCCCGGATATTACCACCCTGGCCAAGGCCATAGCCGGAGGATTCCCCATGGGGGCTGTCCTGGCCAGTGAAGAGGTGGGTAATGCATTTGAACCCGGTGACCATGCTGCTACCTTTGGAGGTGGTCCATTGGCCTGTGCAGCAGCTCTGGCTTCAATTCAAACCATCCAGGATGAAGGACTCCTGGCCCAATCACGTAGCCGTGGTGAATGCTTTAAAACCCAGTTGAAAGACCTCTTCCAGGAGTACGGAATGGTGGAAGATGTGCGGGGTAGGGGAATGATGCTGGGAATGGAAATGGGCATGCCCTGTGCCAGTATGGTTGACGAAATGCGGCAGCAGGGAGTGCTGGTGAACTGTACCGCGGGAAATGTTCTTCGATTTGTCCCACCCCTGGTAATCACCACTGAACAGATCAATGAAGTGACTGACTCCCTGGATGAAGTTTTAAGAAGAAATTCAGACTGA
- a CDS encoding acetyl-CoA hydrolase/transferase family protein translates to MYEKEYQGKLTTPEQAVKSIQKGDMLVHGLTMAEPPALLKAVADRLREGDLEKIRMFSVIPLDSVCSTILAPDLVDCVEAYSGFVDSGTRGLVSAGLNYYVPNHLHQIPRLLEEFIGVDVCITTVSPMDDAGYFSFGTANDFTSTAARAARVLIVEVNRNMPRVFGDSLIHISEVDAVVENHQAISDFPCGEKQPEADIIGKNISKLVPNGATIQMGIGVLPNAVAEQLENHSDLGIHTEVFGPGMVHLIKKGVITGEKKTLHPRKHVFTVAQGDQEMLEFMNQNPAMESYPCSYVNNPAVIAKNDRMISINSLIQVDLLGQCNAEYLAGHQYSGTGGQLDFVRGAFDSSGGKSILAFYSTARKGTVSRVVDHLDPGAMVTTPRMDTHYLVTEYGVANLKGKSTRERAHEIINIAHPRFREELYRRAEEMYII, encoded by the coding sequence ATGTATGAAAAAGAGTACCAGGGGAAGTTAACCACCCCCGAACAAGCAGTTAAATCAATCCAGAAGGGAGACATGCTGGTCCATGGGCTGACCATGGCCGAGCCACCAGCACTCCTAAAAGCAGTGGCGGACCGTCTTCGTGAGGGAGATCTTGAGAAGATCAGGATGTTCAGTGTTATCCCCCTGGACAGTGTCTGCTCTACCATACTGGCCCCGGACCTGGTGGACTGTGTGGAGGCCTACAGTGGATTCGTAGACTCCGGTACCAGGGGCCTGGTGAGTGCCGGTCTAAACTACTACGTTCCCAACCACCTCCACCAGATACCCCGACTCCTGGAAGAGTTCATCGGAGTTGACGTGTGTATAACCACGGTTTCACCCATGGACGATGCCGGATATTTCTCCTTTGGCACGGCCAATGATTTCACATCCACCGCAGCCCGGGCTGCCCGGGTCCTGATTGTGGAGGTCAACCGTAACATGCCCCGGGTATTCGGTGACTCATTGATCCACATATCTGAAGTGGATGCAGTGGTTGAAAACCATCAGGCCATCTCTGACTTCCCATGTGGTGAAAAACAGCCAGAAGCAGATATCATTGGTAAAAACATATCCAAACTGGTACCCAATGGTGCCACCATCCAGATGGGTATAGGGGTGCTGCCCAATGCCGTGGCTGAACAACTGGAAAACCACTCTGACCTGGGAATACACACCGAAGTATTTGGTCCGGGGATGGTACACCTCATAAAAAAGGGAGTGATAACCGGTGAAAAGAAAACCCTCCACCCCCGCAAACACGTCTTCACCGTGGCCCAGGGAGACCAGGAAATGCTGGAGTTCATGAACCAGAACCCGGCCATGGAAAGCTATCCCTGCTCCTACGTGAACAACCCGGCAGTCATCGCCAAAAACGACAGGATGATCTCCATAAACTCCCTGATACAGGTGGACCTCCTGGGACAGTGTAATGCCGAGTACCTGGCCGGGCACCAGTACAGTGGAACCGGTGGACAGCTGGACTTCGTCCGGGGGGCCTTCGATTCTAGTGGAGGAAAATCCATACTGGCTTTCTACTCCACCGCTAGAAAGGGCACGGTATCCCGGGTGGTGGATCATTTAGACCCCGGGGCCATGGTCACCACACCACGTATGGACACCCATTACCTGGTCACCGAGTATGGGGTGGCCAATCTCAAGGGTAAATCCACCCGGGAAAGGGCCCATGAAATAATAAACATCGCCCATCCCCGGTTCCGTGAAGAACTATACCGGCGCGCTGAAGAGATGTACATAATATAA
- a CDS encoding class I SAM-dependent methyltransferase, whose amino-acid sequence MSLLEDQYSDSKNFMARVELTRKFKTNPYSWILWIFDQIQFPNKARVLEIGCGNGLLWKANLNRIPEDTHIILSDFSEGMLSDARRVLNGDAERFEYQVLDAQEIPYPDNSLDILIANLMLYHIPDRKKALSEISRVLKCDGALYATTFGTGNMREISELVSAYDDQIHYSLEPLVGAFGLENGEKQLLKSFKEVKMIKYQDSLEVTEAGPLVDYILSFGKVNEALKGQKRKDFEFYLTGIIEKEGRIKITKDNGIFIATQPK is encoded by the coding sequence ATGAGTTTGCTGGAAGACCAGTATTCAGATTCAAAGAATTTCATGGCCCGGGTGGAATTAACCCGGAAGTTTAAAACCAACCCTTACTCCTGGATTCTATGGATATTTGACCAGATCCAGTTTCCAAACAAAGCAAGGGTACTGGAGATTGGATGTGGAAATGGACTTTTATGGAAAGCAAACTTAAACAGAATACCGGAAGATACCCACATCATTTTATCGGATTTTTCTGAAGGGATGCTCTCTGATGCGCGTAGGGTACTGAATGGTGATGCAGAACGGTTCGAATATCAGGTACTGGATGCCCAGGAAATTCCTTACCCTGATAATTCACTGGACATTTTAATTGCCAATTTAATGCTCTACCATATTCCAGACCGTAAAAAAGCCCTATCAGAAATAAGCAGGGTTCTAAAATGTGATGGTGCCCTTTACGCCACTACCTTTGGGACGGGTAACATGAGAGAAATAAGTGAACTGGTCTCAGCATACGATGACCAGATTCATTACTCACTGGAACCATTAGTCGGTGCCTTTGGACTGGAAAATGGTGAAAAACAGTTGCTAAAATCATTCAAAGAGGTTAAAATGATTAAATATCAGGATTCTCTGGAAGTAACTGAAGCCGGCCCCCTGGTGGATTACATCTTATCTTTTGGAAAGGTAAATGAGGCCTTGAAAGGTCAAAAAAGGAAAGATTTTGAGTTTTACCTTACGGGTATCATAGAAAAAGAAGGCAGGATTAAGATCACCAAGGATAATGGTATTTTCATAGCTACTCAGCCAAAATAG
- a CDS encoding GAF domain-containing protein, with product MAGEEDLSFLRRKIQEMLPDSNLKEISDVIWKETKKHLKSKNCYVAFVDPENRDSVGISFSHLTPECQMYADMGEARFKVRKDGSYGGLLGYSLDTGESLYVHDVAGHPAAHGVPQGHEPVDQFLSVPVKFNNEILGQIVVGNPEKDYDAHDLEIAENIAEIYGMVLKQLLY from the coding sequence ATGGCTGGTGAAGAAGATCTGTCTTTTTTAAGGAGAAAAATTCAAGAAATGCTGCCTGATTCCAACCTCAAAGAAATTTCGGATGTGATTTGGAAAGAAACAAAAAAACATCTGAAAAGCAAAAACTGCTACGTGGCCTTTGTAGATCCTGAAAATAGGGACAGTGTGGGGATATCGTTTTCTCATCTCACCCCGGAGTGCCAGATGTATGCAGACATGGGAGAAGCCAGATTTAAGGTCCGAAAAGACGGTAGTTACGGTGGACTTCTCGGTTACTCCCTGGATACTGGTGAATCACTTTACGTCCATGATGTGGCCGGACATCCCGCAGCCCACGGTGTTCCCCAAGGCCATGAACCGGTGGATCAGTTTCTATCAGTTCCTGTAAAATTTAATAATGAAATTTTAGGCCAGATTGTGGTTGGAAATCCAGAAAAGGATTACGATGCCCATGACCTGGAAATAGCTGAAAATATAGCTGAAATTTACGGTATGGTTCTTAAACAACTTCTATATTAA
- a CDS encoding alpha/beta hydrolase, whose translation MSSLNLDNFRALAERFVSQMLRGNYEMAASQFDSQMKTAIPLPELKKSWQRLTIPAGDLIQFGVLQTAELEGHQIVSVRCQFERANIDVQVVFNSKGRVSGLSIIPSQTEYHPPEYVDDSTFREVEVTVGRGKWSLPGTITIPTGSGPFPGVVLVHGSGPNDRDETLGPNKIFRDIAWGLASKGIATLRYDKRTLQHASEFTPEQLAQLTVQEEVIDDALLAAELMRQTPEIDQKRVYLLGHSLGASVAPRIGQEDPNLAGLIIMAGIIRPLEDTILEQFTYLYSLSGKMTREQKDTLESLKVKVARAKDPELSTDVPSKDLPLGISASYFLDLRNHPTKEIIKNLEMPLLILQGGRDYQVSPTKDFEVWKKELESREDVTCQLFPSLNHLFIAGEGKSTPTEYGVEGHVSAEVIQTISDWLI comes from the coding sequence ATGAGTTCTTTAAATTTGGATAATTTCAGGGCACTGGCCGAGAGATTCGTGTCCCAGATGTTACGGGGTAACTACGAAATGGCTGCCAGCCAGTTTGATAGCCAGATGAAAACTGCTATTCCCTTACCTGAGTTGAAAAAGTCCTGGCAGCGTTTAACCATACCCGCAGGTGATTTAATCCAGTTTGGAGTGTTGCAAACCGCGGAACTGGAAGGACACCAGATCGTCAGTGTAAGGTGCCAGTTTGAACGGGCTAACATTGATGTACAGGTCGTGTTCAACAGCAAAGGCCGTGTCAGCGGATTAAGCATAATACCTTCCCAAACTGAGTACCATCCACCAGAATACGTGGATGATTCCACCTTTAGAGAGGTTGAAGTGACTGTTGGCAGGGGTAAATGGTCTTTACCCGGAACTATCACCATCCCCACTGGTTCTGGGCCGTTTCCAGGCGTGGTTCTGGTGCATGGTTCTGGTCCCAATGATCGGGACGAAACTCTGGGACCCAATAAAATATTCCGGGATATTGCCTGGGGCCTGGCTTCAAAGGGCATTGCAACCTTGAGGTATGATAAAAGAACCCTCCAGCATGCTTCAGAGTTTACACCAGAACAGCTGGCTCAGCTGACTGTGCAGGAAGAAGTTATTGACGATGCTCTCCTGGCAGCAGAGTTAATGCGCCAGACCCCAGAAATCGATCAAAAACGTGTATATTTACTGGGCCACAGTTTAGGTGCATCTGTTGCTCCACGTATCGGGCAGGAGGACCCTAATCTGGCAGGACTGATTATAATGGCGGGCATTATCCGTCCCCTGGAGGATACCATCCTGGAACAGTTCACCTACCTTTACAGTCTTTCGGGCAAGATGACCAGGGAACAGAAGGATACACTGGAATCTTTAAAGGTTAAAGTGGCCCGGGCAAAGGACCCTGAGCTTTCCACGGATGTTCCATCAAAAGATCTGCCTTTGGGGATTTCAGCATCCTATTTCTTAGATCTACGCAACCATCCCACTAAAGAAATCATTAAAAACCTGGAAATGCCCCTGTTGATCCTGCAGGGAGGACGTGATTATCAGGTTTCACCAACCAAAGACTTCGAAGTGTGGAAAAAGGAGCTTGAATCTAGAGAAGATGTTACCTGCCAGTTATTCCCCAGTTTAAACCATCTGTTCATTGCAGGAGAAGGTAAATCAACTCCCACTGAATACGGAGTAGAGGGACACGTCAGTGCAGAAGTGATACAAACCATCAGCGATTGGTTGATATAG
- a CDS encoding GAP family protein, producing the protein MSDLASLLAVTLPLSWAAAVSPVTLSIFLVIMSMAKKPRLAGFSFYIGAIVVLLVTVLIGIFLGQKLSSAGHGDPITMASIDIFLGAVLFLLGLRNLATKEHGKSNNILNRLQVDPKISTPRQFIKYTSIGIVAFLMNFSTAIFVLAVGRAIGVANAGFMNDSASVIILIIIALLIIEIPLIFFVVVPDKAHNIMNPINEWISNHGNIVTGLFCLAIGFYVVYNGLQKLGIS; encoded by the coding sequence ATGTCTGATCTGGCAAGTCTTTTAGCAGTAACTTTGCCTCTTTCTTGGGCGGCAGCAGTGAGCCCGGTGACTCTGTCCATTTTTCTGGTAATAATGTCCATGGCTAAAAAACCTCGATTGGCTGGTTTTTCATTTTACATAGGGGCCATCGTGGTTTTGTTGGTTACGGTACTCATCGGAATCTTTTTGGGCCAAAAATTATCTTCTGCAGGTCATGGGGACCCAATCACCATGGCATCTATAGATATTTTCCTTGGTGCAGTGTTATTCCTTCTTGGACTTAGAAACCTTGCCACCAAGGAACATGGTAAAAGTAACAACATTTTAAATCGTCTGCAAGTAGATCCAAAAATCAGTACCCCCCGACAGTTCATCAAATACACTTCCATTGGAATTGTTGCCTTTCTGATGAACTTCAGTACTGCCATCTTTGTCCTGGCCGTGGGACGGGCCATAGGTGTGGCTAATGCCGGTTTTATGAATGATTCAGCGTCAGTTATAATTCTTATTATTATTGCACTCTTAATAATAGAAATACCACTCATATTCTTCGTTGTGGTCCCTGATAAGGCTCATAATATTATGAACCCCATTAACGAATGGATAAGTAACCATGGAAATATTGTAACTGGACTTTTCTGTCTGGCCATAGGATTTTACGTGGTTTACAATGGGCTGCAGAAACTGGGAATATCTTAA
- a CDS encoding peptidylprolyl isomerase: MKKAIIETDKGNIELTLFEKEAPNTVANFEKLANSGFYNGLTFHRLIPNFVIQGGCPKGNGTGGPGYTIKCEINPHKHGTGALSMAHAGKDTGGSQFFITHSPQPHLDGVHTVFGKVVKGMEVVNAIKAGDVMNKVTVIDE; this comes from the coding sequence ATGAAAAAAGCAATTATTGAAACAGATAAGGGAAACATTGAACTCACCCTTTTTGAAAAAGAAGCCCCTAACACTGTGGCTAACTTTGAAAAACTGGCAAACAGTGGATTTTACAATGGATTAACCTTCCACCGGCTTATCCCCAACTTTGTAATCCAGGGCGGATGCCCCAAGGGTAACGGAACTGGCGGGCCAGGTTACACCATAAAATGTGAAATTAACCCCCACAAACACGGAACTGGAGCCCTTTCCATGGCCCATGCCGGTAAAGACACTGGTGGCAGTCAATTCTTCATCACCCACTCCCCCCAGCCACACCTGGATGGTGTGCACACGGTCTTCGGTAAAGTGGTCAAGGGAATGGAAGTGGTCAACGCCATCAAAGCCGGCGACGTGATGAATAAGGTCACAGTAATCGACGAATAA
- a CDS encoding DUF998 domain-containing protein — MSYKEDLSTDNQIKGTEPSATHVTLAGIFIFIAATVVLMGIITGEIFYPPELTYTTAQSMISDLGATVPPNSIITQPSATIFNFAMIIAGILILMGNYFLFKASHDKIGGILVGLLGLGALGVGVFPGNMTPMHPIFSLMTFICGGLSAVYSYKLIKSPLKYISILLGILSLFFLFTYNLFIPVLGGGGVERWVAYPVILWLLGFGGYLMGRGSEDNF, encoded by the coding sequence ATGTCTTATAAAGAGGATTTATCAACTGATAACCAGATAAAGGGGACTGAACCATCCGCTACACATGTCACCCTAGCGGGTATTTTCATTTTTATAGCCGCCACGGTGGTTTTAATGGGCATTATAACTGGAGAAATTTTTTACCCTCCAGAACTCACCTACACCACGGCCCAGAGTATGATCAGTGATTTAGGGGCCACAGTGCCTCCTAACAGTATCATAACCCAGCCATCGGCAACTATATTCAATTTTGCCATGATCATCGCCGGAATTCTCATTCTAATGGGTAATTACTTTCTTTTTAAAGCTTCGCACGATAAAATAGGTGGGATACTGGTGGGATTATTGGGATTAGGCGCCCTCGGTGTGGGGGTATTCCCGGGGAATATGACTCCCATGCACCCCATATTCTCGTTGATGACCTTCATCTGTGGAGGTTTATCGGCTGTTTACTCCTACAAATTAATCAAATCACCACTCAAATACATATCAATCCTGTTGGGAATCCTCTCCCTATTTTTCCTCTTCACCTACAACCTGTTCATACCAGTGCTCGGTGGAGGAGGAGTGGAAAGATGGGTGGCTTACCCGGTTATCCTGTGGCTGCTGGGATTCGGAGGATACCTGATGGGAAGAGGATCAGAAGATAACTTTTAA
- a CDS encoding lipocalin-like domain-containing protein, with protein MPKDTLNNLDELEKQNIATALWMKDFQVKKIPKNVKTRILSNKNSPEAFGTRMKHRIQDLMDNTDSFTPSYRERYNKLLEHCDSLTPLQAYAMNHLLGLDSSRGYQDVPLEANLEFPRDFAPQLGYQVGWHFFVGQCRDTRRREYGILVSFYRYSLLPPEMAHSFGLTDWDNQIFEMQLAVAREGEEHLQARPFALAGTTGLLKFSNQPFHYEAGNNRIISLQENELFPLRLQAWGVNQGGEEDVELEVDLGFSSKKDFLLQGNQGCLPCCCNIGTLYYSATNLRLEPGSLLKLGGEEITLTQGQFWFDHQWGNGLEPLGNSRCKVVRAASILTKPSQSRGWDWFMAQFDDDRQMTMYAPHTDENLGYYGQTGEEPPGNMNVQVKGQFIDAEHRVVDMMGTLKVDKWVKSVKSSDPENYFITDTWYPDQWNFQFQDMVPEDLREFTMTPIVAGGQTGYNASGAQYSEGGVNIRNNEGRFLGRGFAESVYYADALGNMLSLAGIPDTPKIRKLMETPVPSSLLKLKGLLYMAWPPHQRKLKKMLEKCLEQGLPVDFIK; from the coding sequence ATGCCAAAAGATACACTCAATAATTTGGATGAGCTGGAAAAACAGAACATAGCCACGGCCCTGTGGATGAAGGATTTCCAGGTCAAAAAAATCCCCAAAAATGTGAAGACCAGGATTCTAAGCAATAAAAACAGTCCCGAAGCATTCGGAACCCGTATGAAACACCGTATACAGGACTTAATGGATAATACTGATTCATTCACTCCCAGTTATCGGGAAAGATATAATAAGCTATTGGAACACTGTGATTCCCTAACACCACTTCAGGCCTATGCCATGAACCACCTGTTAGGATTGGATTCCAGCCGGGGCTACCAGGATGTCCCTCTCGAGGCTAACCTGGAGTTTCCTCGTGACTTCGCCCCCCAACTGGGATACCAGGTAGGCTGGCACTTCTTTGTAGGGCAATGTCGCGATACCCGAAGGCGTGAATACGGAATTTTAGTATCTTTCTACCGCTATTCATTATTACCTCCAGAAATGGCCCATAGTTTTGGGTTAACAGACTGGGATAACCAAATATTCGAGATGCAACTGGCAGTGGCCCGTGAGGGGGAAGAACACCTCCAGGCGCGCCCATTTGCCCTTGCGGGAACCACCGGACTTTTGAAATTCTCCAACCAACCCTTCCATTATGAAGCCGGAAACAACCGGATAATCTCTTTACAAGAAAATGAACTGTTCCCTCTCCGGTTGCAGGCCTGGGGGGTGAACCAGGGAGGGGAAGAAGATGTGGAACTGGAGGTCGATCTGGGATTTTCCTCCAAAAAGGACTTCCTACTACAGGGAAACCAGGGATGTCTCCCCTGCTGCTGTAACATTGGAACCCTCTACTACTCGGCTACCAATCTACGTCTGGAACCAGGCAGCCTTCTGAAACTGGGTGGGGAGGAAATAACCCTCACCCAGGGACAGTTCTGGTTCGACCACCAGTGGGGCAACGGTCTGGAGCCCCTGGGAAACAGCCGCTGCAAGGTGGTCCGGGCAGCAAGTATCCTCACCAAACCATCTCAATCAAGGGGATGGGACTGGTTCATGGCCCAATTCGACGATGACCGGCAGATGACCATGTATGCACCCCACACTGACGAAAACTTAGGGTATTACGGGCAGACCGGGGAAGAACCACCCGGTAACATGAATGTCCAGGTTAAGGGACAGTTCATTGATGCCGAACACCGCGTGGTGGATATGATGGGTACTCTGAAGGTGGACAAATGGGTTAAGAGTGTTAAATCATCTGATCCAGAGAATTACTTCATCACCGACACCTGGTACCCGGATCAGTGGAATTTCCAGTTCCAGGACATGGTACCGGAGGACTTGAGGGAATTCACCATGACTCCCATAGTAGCCGGAGGTCAAACTGGTTACAATGCTAGTGGGGCCCAGTATTCCGAGGGAGGAGTAAATATCAGAAATAATGAGGGCCGTTTCCTGGGAAGAGGATTTGCCGAATCAGTATACTATGCTGATGCTCTGGGAAACATGCTATCTCTGGCAGGGATACCGGATACCCCGAAAATACGGAAACTCATGGAAACACCAGTACCATCTTCACTCTTGAAGTTGAAGGGTCTGTTATATATGGCCTGGCCACCTCACCAGAGGAAACTGAAAAAGATGCTGGAGAAATGTTTAGAACAGGGATTACCCGTTGATTTTATTAAATAA